The genomic window TGATTCGAGCAGCCGCGAAGAGGAACAGGGGAACCACATGACCAGTGAGCATGCGGCGTACGACGTGATCGTCGTCGGAGGCGGAACGGCCGGCTGCGTGTTGGCTTCGCGCCTCTCCGAGGACCGGGAGGTACGGGTCCTGCTGTTGGAGGCCGGGACCTCGACCGCCTCCCTGCCGGACGCGGTGACGGAGCCGTCGGCCTGGCCACGCCTCGCGGCCACACCTGCCAGCTGGGGTGACAGGACAGTGCCCCAGCGCGCTTCCGGCGCACAGGTCGGCCTCCCCCGCGGCCGCGGTCTCGGCGGCTCGTCGGCGATCAACGCCATGGTGTTCGCCCGCGGACACCGCTCCAGTTACGACAGCTGGAGCGAACACGGAGCCAAGCGCTGGGCGTTCGACGACCTGCTGCCCTACTTCCAGCGCACCGAGACCGCCGTCAGCGGCGCCGAGAGCAGGGGTACGGCCGGTCCCCTGGTCGTCAGCCCCGCCTCACGGCCGAACGACGTCCTGCTCGCCTGCCTGGACGGAGCAGTCGAAGCGGGGCACCGGCACGCCCACGACATCAGCGGCGGCCTCGAAGAAGGCTTCGCGGCTGTGGACCTCAACATCGTCGACGGACGTCGGCAGAGCGCGGCGGACGCCTATCTGGCGCAGGCCCTCGACCGCCCGAATCTCCACGTCGTCACGGACGCCCTCGCACACCGGCTGCTGTTCAGCGGCAAGCGATGCACAGGCGTCGAGTACGGCGTCGGCGGCCGGGTCCACACCGCCAGGGCAGGTCGCGAAGTGGTCCTCGCGGCAGGCACCATAGGCTCTGCCCACCTGCTGCTGCGTTCGGGCATCGGCCCCGAGGACGACCTGCGTCAGGCAGGCGTGGACGTCTTCCACCCCCTGCCGGGCGTGGGCCGGAACCTCCACGACCACCCGCGGGCCAATCTCGTCTACCGCACGCGCCGGCAGGTGCCGCCGGCGCGCAACAACCACGGCGAGATCCTCGGTCTGCTGCGCAGCACCCCGGATACCGAAGGGCCCGATCTGCAGATCATCTTCATCGACATCCCCGTGCCCAACCCGATAGCACCCGTGGAGAACGGCTTCACCATCGGCGTCTCGCCCATGCGGCCGGGCAGCCGCGGTTCCCTGCGGATCACCTCGGCCGATCCGTACGCCGCGCCCCTGCTCGACCCCAACTACTTCGCCGAGGAAGAGGATGTCCGGACGGTCCTCTCCGGAATCGCGACAGCGCGCGGCATCGCGCGGTCGTCGTCGCTCGCCGAGTGGGGCGTGGAGGAGGTCGGTCCCGGACTCGGCGCCGTGGACGAACAGTCGATCAGCGACTACGCCCGGAGGCATTTCAGCTCCTACTGCCACCCGGTCGGCACCTGCGCGATGGGTGAGGACGAGGTGTCCGTGGTGGATTCCGAACTGCGCGTCAGGGGTCTCGACGGTTTGCGTGTGGCCGACGCCTCCGTGATGCCGTCGATTCCGTCCAACAACATCAACGCCACGGTCTACGCCATCGCCGAACGAGCGGCCGAACTGTTGCGCCACTCCTGAGTGCCGGTCGGGGCGCACCGTCGCCCACTCGAGGCTGGCGGCCGCTCGACAGGTCGCCGCCCCAGGGCCGCCCGGTGCCGGACCGCCGCCCCCAGGCGGCGGAATCGCCCCGGCGGCCCCAGGGGGCGAATGCCCAGGTGGTGTTCTGCTTCTTCTTGCCGGAGACGAAGGCCCGCCGTCCGGGCCCGCCTGCCTTCGGGCGGCGCACCTGGGTCTCGGCGCCGTCGATCCGCAACCGGATCCCCGCGGCCTCGGCGTAGGCGAACACGTCCGCCAGGGTCCGACGTCGCACGCCGGAGTGGTCGGGGACTGCGAAGCCACGCATGGCCGGCAACGGGCGGATCTCCCCGATGGCACGGGAGATCGTGGAGCGGGCGATGCCGAACAGCTCTGCGAGCGCGGCGTGCGGGAGCCCGGTGCGTAGGTGGACGAGGGTGACGAGCAGGCGGTCGGTGAAGACCAGGTGGTGCTTCGGGCCGGCACCGGCCTCCCGTTGCCGCTCGGCACCACGCCGCTCACGAAGCTCCGACTCGCACCGGGCGAGCCAAAGATCGGACAACTCTTCGATCAAATCGCCGAGATGTGCACGCGAGACGCCGCAGAAGGCAGTAAGGGTCAAGGCCGCACGGGCCCACTTCTTGGTCACACTCGAAGAACCTGCGGCCATAGCCACGTCATGGCTGCCCGCCGATGATCAATGGGTGTGGTTCTTCTGCGGGAATTGTCCGAGCTGGGAACTTCCCTGCCGAAGAGCAAACGCAGCCGGCGAAGCACCGGCCCGAGCATCAGGGCCTCGGCAGTCCGCCTACCCACCAGTCGTGCGGCTTGCCATCGTTGGCGATGCCGCGATTGCGCAGTGTCCCTTCGACGGTGAAGCCGAGCTTCTCGGCGACGGCACGCGAGCCGGTGTTCCCGGCCATGGCCCACCACTCGATGCGGTGGACGTCGAGCGTGGCCCAGCCCCAGTCGCACAGGGCCCGAGCGGCCTCCACCGAGTACCCACGTCCGCGCTGCTCCTTGACCGCCCAGTAACCGAGCTCCCAGACGCCGCGGCTGATGAGGGTCAGGCAGTACGAGCCGACCAGGGCGGCGGTGTCCTTGCGGAACGCGCCGAGCGTGTAGTCCTTGTCCTCGGCCCACTGGGCGGGCAGCTTCTCGCCGACGAGCTTCTCCGCGTCCGCACGCCGGTACGGCACCGGCACCGGCGTATAGAACTGGATGTCCTCGTCCTGGCAGGCTTCGTACACCGCATCCACGTCGGCAGAGGTGAAGGCCCGCAGCACCAGACGGTCAGTATCAAGAGTCACTGGATCCATCGCGGCAGTATGACCTCCATCAACAAGCGGCGACCAGCGAATATCCAGACCGGGCACCGCCCATCACCACACCCCCGGACTGGTCAACGGTCGTCGCAACACCCCCGATCAACTGCCCCCGAGACGGAGTTGCACCCACCATCAATCGCGGACCGAGCCGTTGGCTCTTCGGCCAGACGGAATGCCCACGGCGTGCCGGGTCTTCAACGTCGCCGATGAGAACACGTCGCCCAATCGCCCTCTCATGTAAGCGGCGCAGGGGAAGCGGGAGCGTTTTCTCGCCCGACCAGGTATCTTGCATCGCATGGAACCAGGTGATTCGACCAAGCAGGCCCGGGCAGCCGCCCAACTGCGCAAGGGCGTCCTGGAGTACTGCGTACTCGCGCTGATGCGGGACCGGCCCCGCTACGGCGTGGAACTCCTCCGCGCCCTGGAGGACTCCGGCGCCCTGGCGACCAGTCAGGGAACGGTCTACCCGCTGCTCTCCCGGCTCCGCCGCGACGACCTGGTCACGACCACCTGGCAGGAGTCCACCTCCGGACCACCTCGTCGCTACTACGCGCTCACCGACAGTGGCCGTGCCGCTCTCGACGAGTTCACCCGCGTCTGGCCCGGCTTCCGCAACGCCGTCGACACCTTCCTGACCACTCCGCCCCCCTCCACCGGAGACCCCGTATGAAGACCTCTGCCGACCCCGTACGCGACTACCTCACCGCCGTGGAGCGCGAAGCCTCCGCCCTGCCCGCCGACCGCCGCCAGGAGCTCCTCGCCGACCTCGCCGAACACATCGAGGTGACACGGGCCGAGCGCCCCGACGCCTCGATCATCGAGATACTCAGAGAACTGGGGGACCCCCGCACGATCGCAGCGACGGCGCTGGCCGAGACAGGGGCCGGGGTCGCCGGGGCATCGGCCACGAGCGGTGCCGGCACAGCCACCCGGCGCGGCAAGGTGCATCCCTTGGTGCCGCTTCTGATGCTCACCCTCTCGCTGCCCTTCGTCGTGATCTTCCCCGACCTCCCAGGGCCGCTGATCGGCGTCCTGTTCCGCATCGCCGGCGCGGTGCTTCTCTGCACCTCGGTGCACTGGACCGCCGTGCAGAAGACCACCGGCGTACTGCTCACCGCAGTCGTCCCGAGCGCTGTCATCGCCACCTGGAACCTTTCCAGCGGCGGCCCGGCCGGTGACACCACAGCTCTCCTGGCCAACCTGGCGATGCTCGCACTGCTGGTCGGCACGGCAGCATGGCTCTGGCGGGTCCGCCGCGCCTGAGACGTGTCCGCACCAGGTGGGAGGCGACTTCCCCGCAGCCGGTGCCGATCGCCCCGGGGCGGCCCGCAGATCGCGGCGGTCCCCGGACTCGGTGGCCAGCGAGCCCACAACGCGAGCCCCGGAAGCATCGGGGCCGCTCAGGGGACACCGGTCACGGATCACGCCGCTTTCGAACACCCGTCAGTAGACGTCGTCCTCCCGCACCAGCGTGAACAGACGCCCGGCTTCGACGTAGAGCCACACCAGAGTCAGGGTCAGGCCGAAGGCTGCTCGCCAGGACTCCTCGGCGGCGACGCCGAAGGTGACCCCGTCCTCGACCTGCCTGACATGCAGGGCAAGGAAACAGGCCCCCATGACGACGCCGAGGACACCGAGAGCGATGCCGAGAACACCGCTCCGGAAGCCCAGACCATCGGCACTCGTGCACATGGAGAACAGGAGATCAACCGCAGCGAGCAGGACGAGGCCCAGAGCGGCGCCACCGGCGAACCCGTGGAATCGCCGCGTCATACGGATCCAGTGCAGCCGGTATGCGATCAGCACACCGGCGAAGGCGGTCATCGTTCCGAGCACGGTCTGGACCACAACCCCGGCCGACATGTGCGTGGAGACGGTGTTGGAGACGACGCCGAGGAAGACACCCTGAACAGCCGCATAGGCGAGGACCAGGACGGACGGGACCCGGACCGTGCGGGCCTGGAGGAGCGTCAGGGCGCAGGCCACCAGAGCAGCCATGCCGGCGATGCCGTACGACACTCCCAGGTTCGTGGGGGCGACCGGCGGCACCGTCCACGACAGGACGGCCGTAAGCATCACGGTCATCAGGGCCAGGGCGGTACGCCCGATGACGGCGTCCATCGTCATCAGGGCGCCGACCGGCTGCGCCAGGAGGCCGTCCGAGAGTTCCCGGCCGGGAGCCGGCCCACCGCCGGGACGGGCTCCCTCCCGCCGACGAGTCGACATCTCGCCGACCGGGCCCCTTGCTGTCACCTTCCGCCCGCGCTCTCGGCGGAACTCCTGACGCGAGAGCACGGGATTGCTGCTCGTCAACGAACGCTGTTCCTCCACGTACATCGTTCATCGCCTTTCCTGCGTGCGAGGAGACCGGTCGAGGTCACACTTCGGTGTCCTGGGCGGATCCACCGAGGACCGCCGCAGATGATGTGGGACCTTTCGCGCCGAGGAGTCGGCCCGGTGCAGCGTCACACCTGTCGGCACTTCGCCCGGAACCCGGCGTCGGCCCGTCACAGGTCACCCACGTGCCACACGAACCGCGCCCGTCGGGTCCGCGCTGCACATCTTGCGCGGACAATGACTCTCGCACGGACCTTCATCACCGGTCAAGTAGGTGACAAACGCATCACCGCCTTGACTGGTGACACTCTGCGGTGCATTGTTGCACCAGTCAAGCAGTACGGCGCGTTCTGCCACTGACCCAGCGGAGGTTGACTGTGAGCACCGAAGGAACGACGGACAGCTCAGCGGCGGTACGTCAGGCCCGGTTCGGCCAACTGCCCGAGCGCATGCGCTACGAGGACATGGTCGAGGCGAAGCCGGCCGAGCCGGTTGGCAGGGCAGGCAGTTCGTACAACCCCGAGGGTTCGTGGAATTTCTTCTCCTGCCTCGCGGTGGATCTGGGCCTCTGAAGCTCGCAGCCGCAGCTCCGCCCCGCTCGACGACCGACGGGCGCCGGGAGCGGCGGATGGGCGGCGTTTCGTCCCGCGTCAGATTTTCTCGCACCGATCGTGAACCCTTCGGGCGTCCCCACCCGTTCCCATGATGAGAGACTCCTGCCGCCTGGCGTATTGGCTGGGCTTGGCGGCAGGTTGGGCGGCCGCTATCGCTTGGTCCCCCGCCTCGCGATGGCGGCCGCTGTTCAAGCCCCGTGCCGTCTCCCGGTGATACCGACCGGGAGACGGCACCGGCGTGTTCGGCCACGGGTCAGACACGCATCCGTCCGGTCGGCGTACGGCAGACGTAGAACCGTTCGGGGTCGCCCGAGCCAAGGCCGTGAAGAAGGTCCGCCGGGCCCCGTCCGGCCCGGCGGAGCAACCGCCGCATCGGCTGGTTGGACACGCTGGTCGAGCTGAGCAGCCCCGTTTCCGACCCACGCGCGCGGCGCACATCGACTGCTCCAGGGCCCACCGCACCGTCCGGGGCCCGGTCCGCAGCCCGGTCACTTCCCGGTGTCGGCACCAGCCCGCGTGACCAGGTGGTCAGCTGTGGTCGCTCCCCGCCCGGCTCCGGTCCCGGCCCTCCTCCGTGAGCCACTTCGCATGGTGCGTCATCGCCCACTTCCGGTCGACGTAGCCCGTGCGCATACCCGCCCTGGCCACCGGATCCCCGTACGCCTTCCGCATGTGGCCGATCAGGACGACGGTGATCGCCCAGGCCAGGATGTCGTGAACGAAGATCGCACTGGTTCGGGAGATGAGGGGCAGCAGCCCCATGAACCACATCAGCAGACCGGTGAACATCATGACCAGCACCGCCCCCGCGATCCATCCCGCGTAGATCTTCTGGCCCGCGTTGAACTTGCCCGCGGGGCGGGAAGCCGGGTCGGTGAGCCGTGTGCGGACCGCGCGGAGCCAGCGCCCGTCGTACGCGGCCCAACGGTTGATTCTGCGCAGGTCCGCGCGGAACGCCGGGGAGAGCAGGCCGAGGAGGAAGGGCGCCGGCAGCAGGATGCCGGACCACTCGTGGACAGTGATCATGAGGTGCCGCCGGCCCACCAACTGGGCGACAGGACCGAGGTACAGGCACGCCGCGGACACCAGGCACAGCAGCATCAGCCACCCGGTGGCCCGGTGCACCAGCCTCTCGGCACCGCTGAACCTGGCAACCCTGTCGGGGCGTTCAGGCTGCCTGGCCACCGCGCCGGTCCTCTCCGTCGAGCCAGCCGTCCACCGCATATCCGCGTTCCTCCCAGTAGCCGGGTACGACCTTGTCGGTGACCGAGATACCGGAAAGCCACTTGGCCGACTTGTAGAAGTACATCGGAGCCACGTACAGGCGGACCGGTCCGCCGTGCTCATGACTGATCGGCTTGTCCTGCATGTTCAGCGCCACCATGACGTCGGACCGCCTCGCCTGTTCCAGCGTCAGGCTCTCCGAATAGGCGCCGTCGAAGCAGGTGAACCTGATGGCCTTGCCTTCCGCCCGGACGCCGGCCGCATCCAGGAGGTCCGCCAGCTTCACCCCGTCGAAGGGCGTGTTCTCCACGCGCCATCCGTCCGTGCACAGCACGTCGTGCACGACGCGCGTGCGTGGCAGCGCGCGCAGCTCCGCCAGCGAATAGGTCTTCGGCCTGTCCACCAGGCCGTCGATCCTCAGCTCGTAGCTCGTCTCGTCCTTGCGCGGCACCGAACCGACGATGCTGTAGTACCGGAAACCCCCAGGACTGGGCAGCAGACCGGTGATCCCGGTCGCGTCGACCTGGGATGCCTTGGCGAGAGCGCCTTCCCAGCCCCGCTGCAGATACGGCGCGGTGGCCAGCGCCGCGGCACCGGCACCGAGCATGCCGAGCACCGCCCGTCGGCCCACAGGCGCACCATCAGCGGACTTGTCCGCCTTCCTTGCCATGTCCAGCCCCTTTTCTGGTGGTGCAGTGACGTTCTCGACCGTCCGCTCCGCGAGGCCGCAGGACAGCCACCCGTACGGGCGTGGCGGCGGGCCGGGCGGAGTGGGACGAGGGCGGATCACGGGTGCGACTGCCGCGGAGCTCGCGAGCGGCCGCAGCGCGCCACCTCATCACCTCTTTGAGTGGTGACGATAGTTGCATGGTCACTCATAACCAGTCAAGAAGGTGATGCACCGCGCGAGGGTCACCGCGCGGGAACCGAGAACGGGTGCGACCTCCAAGGGGGCACGACCTCGACCGACCCGTTCACGCGAGATGCCGCGTGACGTCCGCCGACTCGGGCCGTCACTTTCGCCCGAGAGCCAGGGATACCGGAACTCCTGCACGCATACACGCTGACGCTTCTTGCGGGTCGATAAGTCACCTGCCAAAATGGTGATATGAATCTCGACCATGTATTCGTCTGCGGAAGCCCGGCCCTGGACTTCGCCGCCACGCTTCGCGCCCGCCGGTCGTTGCGCTTCGAGATGTTCGTGGCACCCGACAGGCTGGATGCCTGGTTCCTGGAGTCCGGCATCGTGGACGCGATCTCCCCGGCCGAGCAGGCGGACGTCGAGGAGGCAAAGGAGCTGCGTGAGGCGGTCTACGAACTGGTCACCGCCCGTCGCCTCGAGGAGGAATTCCCCGCCGAAGCACTGACGGCGGTCAACGCGACGGCTCGCAAGCCGGCCGCCGCACCTCAGCTCACCCCTTCCGGCCGCTGGACGGAGGCGACACCCCAGCAAGCCCTCTCCACGATCGCGCGGCAGGCGGTCGAACTGCTCAGCGGGCCGGATGTACCGCTGCTCAAGGAGTGCGGAAACCCTCAGTGCACCCGCATCTACGTCGACCGTTCCCGGGGGGTACGCCGGCAGTGGTGCGGCATGGACTCCTGCGGCAACAAGATCAAGGCAGCCGCCTATCGCGCCCGCAAGAAGAGCGGACAGGCCGCCGCTTCGCACTGACGCCCGCCCCTGGCCGTCTCGGGCCCCCGGTCCGGCTCAGGCGGCCTCGACACCGGCCACGCTGCGCAGTTTGCGCAGCGCGTTGTGCTGGCGGGACTTCACTGTTCCCGTCGGCACTCCCAGGATGCCGGCGGTCTCCTGGATGGTGCGGTCGCACAGGTATATGTGCACCAGCACGGCCCGGTGCTCCGGGGAGAGCCGAAGCAGCAGTGGCTTCGCGACGAGCGAGTTGTGCACGGCGTCCGTGCCGTCGCGCACGAAGGCCGGGTCGTTGTAGGTCCCACCCACGACCTCCTTGCGCGCGTGCGGCTTGCGCACGAGGTCGATGACCAGGTGACGTGTCACGGTGAAGAGCCATCCCCGGACCGATCCCTCGGTACCGAGCAGACGATCGACGTTGCGCCAGGCTCGTATGGCGGTTTCCTGTACGACGTCCTCCGCGAGACCGCGGTCGCCGAGCATTCTCTCGGCGTAGGACACCAGCCCGTCCCGATGCTCTCTCATGATGGTCCCGAGCTGGTCCGACTGGTTAGCTGGCGTGGGGGGTGTAGCCATTGTCTGAGCCATTCTGGTTCTCTGTCGTGCCGCGAACGGAGGCCGGTGCAGCCCCCGCATCCGCACCCTAGACAGAGGCTGGTGCCAGAAAACTGCCGCTTTTGTGTCGCCGCGATGTCGCAAGTTCCGCACCGTGCCGCGGCGCCCGTGAGGCCGTCCGTCACTCGGTGCGGCACACCTCGGCCCGGAAGCGGCGACCGTGCCTCCGCTCGCCGGAACCGGGTTCCCGGGAAGGCGGGGCAGAGGAACGGGCAGCCTGTTCCCGGCCGCCCGGACCGCCCGACGAGTACCATGGTCACGCGGAGAATATGTATCCGAAATGGGTGCCGGGATGACCGCATCACGTGCACCGGTGACGCGATCCGATCGGACGCCCGAGGCATTGACCCCGGGAACGAACGCCGAGAGCGCCTACGTGCGCCGCGCACACCTGGAGCCGTTTCGGCCTTGTGCATATGTCTCGTCCCGCTGACGGACACACGACGGAATTCACATGAAAGCAGCATGCTCCACCCCGCTGAGCGGCTTGGAGGCGATAGCGGGCTTCGGTACACGCCACTGACGTGGGTACCATGCGCAACATCATCCACATTTATAGGGAGTGAACGGTTGTGCCCAGCCAATCAGCCGCCACGCTCCGCTCGCGGTACGTAGAACAAGCCGCGTCGGACCTGGAGCAGAATCGCCGCCGACAGCAGGAACTGAGCGAGAAAATCAAGATGTTGCAGCAGGAGGAGAGTCTCCTGGTCGACATCCTGAACCTGGCCAAGCGTTTCGAGCGGTCGTCGGACGCGCCGTCGTTGCCCGGACAGGCGCAGGCGGACACCGCCCGCGCCGGAACCGGGCCCGTGTCCGAAGCCGCCGAGCCGCTCGGTGGTGCGACCGGGCGTCCCGCGACGGACGCGGAGAGCCGGCCGCGCAGTGCCGAACCGAAGGCTGCCGGGCGGGGAAATTCCCGTCAGCCTCTTCTCGGACGTGTCCTGATGGATCTCCTCGGGACGCACGACGAACCGCGTCTCGCAAAGGAG from Streptomyces sp. NBC_01341 includes these protein-coding regions:
- a CDS encoding GMC family oxidoreductase, producing the protein MTSEHAAYDVIVVGGGTAGCVLASRLSEDREVRVLLLEAGTSTASLPDAVTEPSAWPRLAATPASWGDRTVPQRASGAQVGLPRGRGLGGSSAINAMVFARGHRSSYDSWSEHGAKRWAFDDLLPYFQRTETAVSGAESRGTAGPLVVSPASRPNDVLLACLDGAVEAGHRHAHDISGGLEEGFAAVDLNIVDGRRQSAADAYLAQALDRPNLHVVTDALAHRLLFSGKRCTGVEYGVGGRVHTARAGREVVLAAGTIGSAHLLLRSGIGPEDDLRQAGVDVFHPLPGVGRNLHDHPRANLVYRTRRQVPPARNNHGEILGLLRSTPDTEGPDLQIIFIDIPVPNPIAPVENGFTIGVSPMRPGSRGSLRITSADPYAAPLLDPNYFAEEEDVRTVLSGIATARGIARSSSLAEWGVEEVGPGLGAVDEQSISDYARRHFSSYCHPVGTCAMGEDEVSVVDSELRVRGLDGLRVADASVMPSIPSNNINATVYAIAERAAELLRHS
- a CDS encoding DUF1700 domain-containing protein — its product is MKTSADPVRDYLTAVEREASALPADRRQELLADLAEHIEVTRAERPDASIIEILRELGDPRTIAATALAETGAGVAGASATSGAGTATRRGKVHPLVPLLMLTLSLPFVVIFPDLPGPLIGVLFRIAGAVLLCTSVHWTAVQKTTGVLLTAVVPSAVIATWNLSSGGPAGDTTALLANLAMLALLVGTAAWLWRVRRA
- a CDS encoding sigma-70 family RNA polymerase sigma factor, whose amino-acid sequence is MREHRDGLVSYAERMLGDRGLAEDVVQETAIRAWRNVDRLLGTEGSVRGWLFTVTRHLVIDLVRKPHARKEVVGGTYNDPAFVRDGTDAVHNSLVAKPLLLRLSPEHRAVLVHIYLCDRTIQETAGILGVPTGTVKSRQHNALRKLRSVAGVEAA
- a CDS encoding PadR family transcriptional regulator; this translates as MEPGDSTKQARAAAQLRKGVLEYCVLALMRDRPRYGVELLRALEDSGALATSQGTVYPLLSRLRRDDLVTTTWQESTSGPPRRYYALTDSGRAALDEFTRVWPGFRNAVDTFLTTPPPSTGDPV
- a CDS encoding GNAT family N-acetyltransferase; the encoded protein is MDPVTLDTDRLVLRAFTSADVDAVYEACQDEDIQFYTPVPVPYRRADAEKLVGEKLPAQWAEDKDYTLGAFRKDTAALVGSYCLTLISRGVWELGYWAVKEQRGRGYSVEAARALCDWGWATLDVHRIEWWAMAGNTGSRAVAEKLGFTVEGTLRNRGIANDGKPHDWWVGGLPRP
- a CDS encoding CGNR zinc finger domain-containing protein, with protein sequence MNLDHVFVCGSPALDFAATLRARRSLRFEMFVAPDRLDAWFLESGIVDAISPAEQADVEEAKELREAVYELVTARRLEEEFPAEALTAVNATARKPAAAPQLTPSGRWTEATPQQALSTIARQAVELLSGPDVPLLKECGNPQCTRIYVDRSRGVRRQWCGMDSCGNKIKAAAYRARKKSGQAAASH
- a CDS encoding cytochrome b/b6 domain-containing protein → MRWTAGSTERTGAVARQPERPDRVARFSGAERLVHRATGWLMLLCLVSAACLYLGPVAQLVGRRHLMITVHEWSGILLPAPFLLGLLSPAFRADLRRINRWAAYDGRWLRAVRTRLTDPASRPAGKFNAGQKIYAGWIAGAVLVMMFTGLLMWFMGLLPLISRTSAIFVHDILAWAITVVLIGHMRKAYGDPVARAGMRTGYVDRKWAMTHHAKWLTEEGRDRSRAGSDHS
- a CDS encoding molybdopterin-dependent oxidoreductase — translated: MARKADKSADGAPVGRRAVLGMLGAGAAALATAPYLQRGWEGALAKASQVDATGITGLLPSPGGFRYYSIVGSVPRKDETSYELRIDGLVDRPKTYSLAELRALPRTRVVHDVLCTDGWRVENTPFDGVKLADLLDAAGVRAEGKAIRFTCFDGAYSESLTLEQARRSDVMVALNMQDKPISHEHGGPVRLYVAPMYFYKSAKWLSGISVTDKVVPGYWEERGYAVDGWLDGEDRRGGQAA
- a CDS encoding Bax inhibitor-1/YccA family protein, producing the protein MTSSNPVLSRQEFRRERGRKVTARGPVGEMSTRRREGARPGGGPAPGRELSDGLLAQPVGALMTMDAVIGRTALALMTVMLTAVLSWTVPPVAPTNLGVSYGIAGMAALVACALTLLQARTVRVPSVLVLAYAAVQGVFLGVVSNTVSTHMSAGVVVQTVLGTMTAFAGVLIAYRLHWIRMTRRFHGFAGGAALGLVLLAAVDLLFSMCTSADGLGFRSGVLGIALGVLGVVMGACFLALHVRQVEDGVTFGVAAEESWRAAFGLTLTLVWLYVEAGRLFTLVREDDVY
- a CDS encoding helix-turn-helix domain-containing protein, whose translation is MSDLWLARCESELRERRGAERQREAGAGPKHHLVFTDRLLVTLVHLRTGLPHAALAELFGIARSTISRAIGEIRPLPAMRGFAVPDHSGVRRRTLADVFAYAEAAGIRLRIDGAETQVRRPKAGGPGRRAFVSGKKKQNTTWAFAPWGRRGDSAAWGRRSGTGRPWGGDLSSGRQPRVGDGAPRPALRSGATVRPLVRRWRRPWR